One window of the Nicotiana tabacum cultivar K326 chromosome 4, ASM71507v2, whole genome shotgun sequence genome contains the following:
- the LOC107782727 gene encoding uncharacterized protein LOC107782727, with protein sequence MESFNFKNIKAEKANAILRYKRLQRITTLFRVMEICIFFVIISRFSTQLAFVSKLFSEYFRKLPLALISPRFIFVLGNVIVIVLFLKSRVSYAKDNSSIITDFHDEYMKECAKRITNYSEQSISNCREQSINNYSEQSMKQGKQCILGEREVGRKIRKSRSENLLCVPQHEETRRELRRSATVVCRRNVDDEMSSEDFRRTVEDFIARQQRLLREEEEFSADVSPNFIS encoded by the coding sequence ATGGAGTCTTTCAATTTCAAGAACATCAAAGCAGAGAAAGCAAACGCAATTCTTAGGTACAAAAGGCTTCAAAGGATCACAACGCTGTTCCGTGTCATGGAGATTTGCATATTTTTTGTCATAATCTCGAGATTTTCCACTCAATTGGCATTTGTTTCCAAGCTTTTTAGTGAGTATTTCAGGAAACTCCCGCTCGCCCTCATTAGTCCCCGGTTCATCTTCGTGCTTGGAAATGTGATTGTCATCGTTTTGTTCTTGAAATCTAGAGTCTCATATGCTAAAGATAATTCATCAATCATAACCGATTTCCATGACGAGTATATGAAAGAATGTGCAAAGCGCATAACCAATTACAGTGAACAGAGCATAAGCAATTGCAGAGAACAGAGTATAAATAACTACAGCGAACAGAGTATGAAACAGGGGAAACAGTGCATTCTTGGAGAGAGAGAAGTTGGAAGGAAAATTCGAAAGAGCCGTTCAGAAAATTTGCTGTGTGTCCCCCAGCATGAGGAGACTAGAAGAGAACTGAGGCGATCGGCAACGGTGGTCTGCCGAAGAAATGTGGATGATGAGATGAGTAGTGAAGATTTCAGGCGAACAGTGGAGGATTTCATCGCCAGGCAACAGAGATTGTTGAGGGAAGAAGAAGAGTTTTCAGCTGATGTTTCTCCTAATTTCATAAGCTAG